The following are encoded in a window of Deinococcus depolymerans genomic DNA:
- a CDS encoding ParA family protein, protein MTAKPHVVAFTSLKGGVGKSTLAVNIAGALSLKGKTALIDADAAIQTSSGWATRGKLPVTVLKEGEAIPTGIRYLVVDTEGRPALEDIAALTHSADVVLIPTAPNSVEVEATARLLQQLPATNANLDRVYIVITKAQPVGTVGQSARDELRSAGLQVCETVIRRYTAHERAHEQGVLVKDAADPRSENAWADVLSLTLEVC, encoded by the coding sequence ATGACAGCCAAGCCGCACGTGGTCGCATTCACCTCACTTAAAGGCGGAGTCGGGAAAAGTACTCTCGCCGTTAACATCGCCGGCGCCCTGTCCCTGAAGGGTAAGACTGCCCTGATCGACGCGGATGCAGCGATCCAGACCAGCAGCGGCTGGGCCACGCGGGGAAAGCTACCCGTCACCGTCTTGAAAGAAGGCGAGGCTATCCCCACCGGGATCCGTTACCTGGTCGTGGATACTGAAGGGCGCCCGGCCCTGGAAGACATTGCCGCCCTGACCCACTCCGCAGACGTGGTCCTGATCCCCACGGCGCCGAACTCGGTGGAGGTCGAAGCGACCGCCCGTCTGCTCCAGCAACTGCCCGCTACGAACGCGAACCTCGACCGCGTGTACATCGTCATCACCAAAGCCCAGCCCGTCGGTACCGTTGGCCAGAGTGCCCGCGACGAGCTGCGCAGCGCCGGCCTGCAGGTGTGCGAGACCGTCATCCGCCGGTACACCGCCCACGAACGGGCACACGAGCAGGGCGTACTGGTGAAGGACGCCGCTGACCCCCGATCGGAGAACGCCTGGGCAGACGTCCTCAGTCTCACACTCGAGGTGTGCTGA